In the genome of Drosophila pseudoobscura strain MV-25-SWS-2005 chromosome 3, UCI_Dpse_MV25, whole genome shotgun sequence, one region contains:
- the LOC117183198 gene encoding uncharacterized protein, whose protein sequence is MWISIFCEAAAIIWILELPLFIIRFSAGAVICLRSSCICATAADFHVVCCKWIAQPVLASDLEQYCLDGCQASVAVWIVLFNHCGIPWPGQPSWNVWMRCDLTGNCYLEIRMQCIVAHIPGSIRHCSESFVLDRLELGHLHA, encoded by the exons ATGTGGATTTCGATTTTCTGTGAAG CCGCCGCCATCATCTGGATTCTGGAGCTGCCGCTGTTCATCATCAGGTTCTCTGCTGGGGCCGTCATTTGCCTGCGTAGCAGCTGCATTTGCGCTACTGCGGCTGATTTCCATGTTGTGTGTTGCAAATGGATTGCGCAGCCAGTTCTCGCGTCTGACTTGGAGCAGTATTGTTTGGATGGCTGTCaggcttctgttgctgtttggaTTGTGCTCTTCAATCATTGCGGTATACCTTGGCCTGGCCAGCCTTCTTGGAATGTATGGATGCGTTGCGATCTCACAGGCAA TTGCTACTTGGAGATCCGCATGCAGTGCATTGTTGCTCACATACCAGGGAGCATTCGTCATTGCTCTGAGAGCTTTGTTTTGGATCGTCTGGAGCTTGGCCATTTGCATGCTTGA
- the LOC4805745 gene encoding lysophosphatidylserine lipase ABHD12 isoform X2 yields the protein MLFTRRRHFFKRVGLRCLQVCLLFFILVLVVLPLVFRYSVTLQRGILFLTFITYPKGLDLTNPAGIGLYATRNFYITVKDNESDEDGVRIGVWHVLPRNAVRRFKRELKVEEAFDQDIVTDERRDDDYEQELRRLAPAIKSEFPSIVPENQQLFFERLLRMPGGTVVIYLHGNTATRGSGHRSEVYKLLRNLNYHVLSFDYRGYADSDPVSPTEEGVVRDAMMVYEYIANVTSNPVIIWGHSLGTGVATHMCARLAHLKERAPRGVILESPFTNIRDEIRLHPFSRIFKHLPWFDFAISRPMYSNRLRFESDIHVHEFPQPIMIIHAEDDVVVPFHLGYQLYRIALDSRSRAWGPVEFHRFDRSKRYGHKYLCRAPELPGLVQHFVDNYRNAVY from the exons GGTGGGCCTGCGCTGCCTGCAAGTATGCCTGCTGTTCTTCAtcttggtgttggtggtgctgccaCTGGTTTTCCGCTACTCGGTGACGCTCCAGCGCGGCATCCTCTTCCTCACATTCA TCACCTACCCGAAGGGCCTCGACCTCACCAATCCTGCCGGCATCGGACTCTACGCGACACGGAACTTCTACATAACCGTCAAGGATAATGAATCGGACGAGGATGGGGTGCGCATTGGAGTGTGGCACGTGCTGCCGAGGAACGCGGTTCGCCGCTTCAAGCGGGAGCTGAAAGTGGAGGAGGCCTTCGACCAGGACATCGTAACAGATGAGCGCAGGGACGACGACTACGAGCAGGAGCTCAGGCGCCTGGCTCCGGCCATCAAGTCGGAGTTCCCCTCGATCGTGCCCGAGAACCAGCAGCTTTTCTTCGAGCGTCTACTACGGATGCCCGGCGGTACCGTAGTCATCTATCTGCACGGCAACACGGCCACCCGGGGCAGCGGCCACCGCTCGGAGGTGTACAAGCTGCTGCGGAACCTCAACTACCATGTCTTGTCTTTCGACTATCGCGGCTACGCCGACTCGGATCCCGTCTCGCCCACGGAGGAGGGTGTGGTCCGGGACGCCATGATGGTGTACGAGTACATAGCGAATGTGACCTCCAATCCGGTCATCATATGGGGTCACTCTTTGGGCACGGGCGTGGCCACGCACATGTGCGCCAGGCTGGCCCATCTGAAAGAGCGGGCGCCACGCGGCGTCATCCTAGAGAGCCCGTTCACCAACATCCGAGACGAGATCCGGCTCCACCCCTTTTCAAGGATCTTCAAGCACCTGCCCTGGTTCGACTTCGCGATCTCGCGACCCATGTACAGCAACCGGCTGCGCTTCGAGTCGGACATCCACGTGCATGAGTTCCCGCAGCCCATTATGATCATCCACGCCGAGGACGACGTGGTAGTGCCCTTCCACCTGGGCTACCAGCTGTACCGCATCGCCCTCGACAGCCGGAGTAGGGCGTGGGGACCCGTAGAGTTCCACCGCTTTGACCGGAGCAAGCGGTACGGCCACAAGTATCTGTGCCGGGCGCCCGAGCTGCCCGGCTTGGTGCAGCATTTCGTGGATAACTATCGCAATGCCGTCTACTAG
- the LOC4805745 gene encoding lysophosphatidylserine lipase ABHD12 isoform X1, translated as MSGLYSTINTIFYATIIPGAIFISWLIGLVGLRCLQVCLLFFILVLVVLPLVFRYSVTLQRGILFLTFITYPKGLDLTNPAGIGLYATRNFYITVKDNESDEDGVRIGVWHVLPRNAVRRFKRELKVEEAFDQDIVTDERRDDDYEQELRRLAPAIKSEFPSIVPENQQLFFERLLRMPGGTVVIYLHGNTATRGSGHRSEVYKLLRNLNYHVLSFDYRGYADSDPVSPTEEGVVRDAMMVYEYIANVTSNPVIIWGHSLGTGVATHMCARLAHLKERAPRGVILESPFTNIRDEIRLHPFSRIFKHLPWFDFAISRPMYSNRLRFESDIHVHEFPQPIMIIHAEDDVVVPFHLGYQLYRIALDSRSRAWGPVEFHRFDRSKRYGHKYLCRAPELPGLVQHFVDNYRNAVY; from the exons ATGAGTGGGCTTTATAGTACTATAAACACAATATTCTATGCTACAATCATTCCCGGAGCGATCTTCATTAGTTGGCTAATTGGGCT GGTGGGCCTGCGCTGCCTGCAAGTATGCCTGCTGTTCTTCAtcttggtgttggtggtgctgccaCTGGTTTTCCGCTACTCGGTGACGCTCCAGCGCGGCATCCTCTTCCTCACATTCA TCACCTACCCGAAGGGCCTCGACCTCACCAATCCTGCCGGCATCGGACTCTACGCGACACGGAACTTCTACATAACCGTCAAGGATAATGAATCGGACGAGGATGGGGTGCGCATTGGAGTGTGGCACGTGCTGCCGAGGAACGCGGTTCGCCGCTTCAAGCGGGAGCTGAAAGTGGAGGAGGCCTTCGACCAGGACATCGTAACAGATGAGCGCAGGGACGACGACTACGAGCAGGAGCTCAGGCGCCTGGCTCCGGCCATCAAGTCGGAGTTCCCCTCGATCGTGCCCGAGAACCAGCAGCTTTTCTTCGAGCGTCTACTACGGATGCCCGGCGGTACCGTAGTCATCTATCTGCACGGCAACACGGCCACCCGGGGCAGCGGCCACCGCTCGGAGGTGTACAAGCTGCTGCGGAACCTCAACTACCATGTCTTGTCTTTCGACTATCGCGGCTACGCCGACTCGGATCCCGTCTCGCCCACGGAGGAGGGTGTGGTCCGGGACGCCATGATGGTGTACGAGTACATAGCGAATGTGACCTCCAATCCGGTCATCATATGGGGTCACTCTTTGGGCACGGGCGTGGCCACGCACATGTGCGCCAGGCTGGCCCATCTGAAAGAGCGGGCGCCACGCGGCGTCATCCTAGAGAGCCCGTTCACCAACATCCGAGACGAGATCCGGCTCCACCCCTTTTCAAGGATCTTCAAGCACCTGCCCTGGTTCGACTTCGCGATCTCGCGACCCATGTACAGCAACCGGCTGCGCTTCGAGTCGGACATCCACGTGCATGAGTTCCCGCAGCCCATTATGATCATCCACGCCGAGGACGACGTGGTAGTGCCCTTCCACCTGGGCTACCAGCTGTACCGCATCGCCCTCGACAGCCGGAGTAGGGCGTGGGGACCCGTAGAGTTCCACCGCTTTGACCGGAGCAAGCGGTACGGCCACAAGTATCTGTGCCGGGCGCCCGAGCTGCCCGGCTTGGTGCAGCATTTCGTGGATAACTATCGCAATGCCGTCTACTAG
- the LOC4805745 gene encoding lysophosphatidylserine lipase ABHD12 isoform X3 encodes MYLVLWVGLRCLQVCLLFFILVLVVLPLVFRYSVTLQRGILFLTFITYPKGLDLTNPAGIGLYATRNFYITVKDNESDEDGVRIGVWHVLPRNAVRRFKRELKVEEAFDQDIVTDERRDDDYEQELRRLAPAIKSEFPSIVPENQQLFFERLLRMPGGTVVIYLHGNTATRGSGHRSEVYKLLRNLNYHVLSFDYRGYADSDPVSPTEEGVVRDAMMVYEYIANVTSNPVIIWGHSLGTGVATHMCARLAHLKERAPRGVILESPFTNIRDEIRLHPFSRIFKHLPWFDFAISRPMYSNRLRFESDIHVHEFPQPIMIIHAEDDVVVPFHLGYQLYRIALDSRSRAWGPVEFHRFDRSKRYGHKYLCRAPELPGLVQHFVDNYRNAVY; translated from the exons ATGTATCTCGTCTTGTG GGTGGGCCTGCGCTGCCTGCAAGTATGCCTGCTGTTCTTCAtcttggtgttggtggtgctgccaCTGGTTTTCCGCTACTCGGTGACGCTCCAGCGCGGCATCCTCTTCCTCACATTCA TCACCTACCCGAAGGGCCTCGACCTCACCAATCCTGCCGGCATCGGACTCTACGCGACACGGAACTTCTACATAACCGTCAAGGATAATGAATCGGACGAGGATGGGGTGCGCATTGGAGTGTGGCACGTGCTGCCGAGGAACGCGGTTCGCCGCTTCAAGCGGGAGCTGAAAGTGGAGGAGGCCTTCGACCAGGACATCGTAACAGATGAGCGCAGGGACGACGACTACGAGCAGGAGCTCAGGCGCCTGGCTCCGGCCATCAAGTCGGAGTTCCCCTCGATCGTGCCCGAGAACCAGCAGCTTTTCTTCGAGCGTCTACTACGGATGCCCGGCGGTACCGTAGTCATCTATCTGCACGGCAACACGGCCACCCGGGGCAGCGGCCACCGCTCGGAGGTGTACAAGCTGCTGCGGAACCTCAACTACCATGTCTTGTCTTTCGACTATCGCGGCTACGCCGACTCGGATCCCGTCTCGCCCACGGAGGAGGGTGTGGTCCGGGACGCCATGATGGTGTACGAGTACATAGCGAATGTGACCTCCAATCCGGTCATCATATGGGGTCACTCTTTGGGCACGGGCGTGGCCACGCACATGTGCGCCAGGCTGGCCCATCTGAAAGAGCGGGCGCCACGCGGCGTCATCCTAGAGAGCCCGTTCACCAACATCCGAGACGAGATCCGGCTCCACCCCTTTTCAAGGATCTTCAAGCACCTGCCCTGGTTCGACTTCGCGATCTCGCGACCCATGTACAGCAACCGGCTGCGCTTCGAGTCGGACATCCACGTGCATGAGTTCCCGCAGCCCATTATGATCATCCACGCCGAGGACGACGTGGTAGTGCCCTTCCACCTGGGCTACCAGCTGTACCGCATCGCCCTCGACAGCCGGAGTAGGGCGTGGGGACCCGTAGAGTTCCACCGCTTTGACCGGAGCAAGCGGTACGGCCACAAGTATCTGTGCCGGGCGCCCGAGCTGCCCGGCTTGGTGCAGCATTTCGTGGATAACTATCGCAATGCCGTCTACTAG